The region CCGACAGTCATCGACGCCGCACCCGACGACGTCGCCGCCCGCGCCCGCACCAACCTCGTCGCCCTATCTCCCCCAGGCGGACTGCGGGACGTTGACCCGGAAGCGCCTCGGTGTAATGGCAGAATCTTCCGGATGGAAAGTGGCCTGCCGTCGGGTGTCGCCGCACTCCTCGGTCAGGCTCGTCGGGTCGTCGTCTTCACCGGCGCCGGAATCTCGGCCGAGAGCGGCGTGCCGACGTTCCGTGACGACCTCACCGGCCTGTGGGCTCGCTTCGACGCCCAGCGACTCGCCACCCCGGAGGCGTTCCACGCCGACCCGGATCTGGTCTGGGGTTGGTACGAGTGGCGGCGTGCACGGGTACGCCGCGCTCAGCCCAACCCCGCGCACCTGGCCACGGCTGCCATCGAGGACCTGATCCCCGGCAGCGTCGTCATTACCCAGAACGTGGACGACCTGCACGAGCGGGCTGGCTCCCGGGCGCCGGTCCACCTGCGCGGCAGTCTCTTCGCACCCCGCTGTGTGTCAGAGGCCGCCCACCCGGCCGTCCTTCCGGACACGGAGGGCGACGAGGCAGTCGACCCGGGAGACGGCGGCCGGATGGCGCCACCCCGTTGTACGCACTGCGGAGCGCTCGTCCGTCCCGGCGTGGTGTGGTTCGGTGAGGCGCTACCCGAGGCGGCGTTAACC is a window of Micromonospora sp. NBC_01699 DNA encoding:
- a CDS encoding SIR2 family NAD-dependent protein deacylase — protein: MESGLPSGVAALLGQARRVVVFTGAGISAESGVPTFRDDLTGLWARFDAQRLATPEAFHADPDLVWGWYEWRRARVRRAQPNPAHLATAAIEDLIPGSVVITQNVDDLHERAGSRAPVHLRGSLFAPRCVSEAAHPAVLPDTEGDEAVDPGDGGRMAPPRCTHCGALVRPGVVWFGEALPEAALTAAVEVATACDVLLTIGTSGLVYPAAEIPRIAARSGASVIQINPQPTSLDRICAVNLRGPAAQILPVLVEAARDITEKE